In 'Nostoc azollae' 0708, the following are encoded in one genomic region:
- the lptC gene encoding LPS export ABC transporter periplasmic protein LptC gives MQHQQGRTNGSTNSQLQGGSKTKFPRFYSDDNLKLPQNWSYLPLTLFLVIGLFACGNPSPHKPNRGDSSNQDTNSKLTFFGVALEQFDEVGRPIWKVKAKKAKYTKEKEIGEAQNPDGELYQDGKVVYTIRGETADIQQDGKQLFLKGKIIATDPHNGTILKGNELEWRHKEDLLIVRNQLNGTHKELQATAQEVRVKTREQRIEFAGKVVAISADPQLQMRTERLIWQIKEGKLISECPIQIDRYKDNKITDRGQGNAAEINLKTKIATIGPKAKLELIEPPMQIVSNSMTWNINQETVKANSPVRVFHQAENVTVTGNKAEVKILQKSVYLTGNVNAVGQHKQSLKSNLLTWYLERKLLEAQGNVVYLQVDPPLNLQGATALANLQTDNIVVKGGSYNDRVVTEIIPQE, from the coding sequence ATGCAACATCAACAAGGCAGGACGAATGGAAGCACAAATTCACAACTTCAGGGGGGAAGTAAAACCAAATTTCCCCGCTTCTATTCTGATGATAATTTAAAATTACCACAAAATTGGTCTTACCTGCCTTTGACCTTATTTTTGGTCATTGGTTTGTTTGCTTGTGGTAATCCTTCTCCTCATAAACCAAATAGAGGGGATTCATCTAACCAGGATACCAATAGTAAGTTAACTTTTTTTGGCGTTGCTTTAGAACAATTTGATGAAGTAGGTAGACCTATTTGGAAAGTCAAAGCTAAAAAGGCAAAATATACTAAAGAAAAAGAAATTGGTGAAGCACAAAATCCCGATGGTGAACTCTACCAAGATGGTAAAGTAGTTTACACAATTAGAGGTGAAACAGCTGATATTCAGCAGGATGGAAAACAGCTATTCCTTAAAGGTAAGATTATTGCTACCGATCCCCATAATGGTACTATCTTAAAAGGTAATGAATTAGAATGGCGACATAAAGAAGATTTATTAATTGTTCGTAATCAATTAAATGGGACTCATAAAGAACTACAAGCAACCGCTCAAGAAGTAAGAGTAAAAACCCGGGAACAACGAATAGAATTTGCTGGTAAAGTAGTTGCGATATCTGCTGATCCTCAGTTGCAAATGCGAACTGAAAGGTTAATTTGGCAGATTAAAGAAGGAAAATTAATTAGCGAGTGCCCCATTCAAATTGACCGCTATAAAGATAATAAAATCACTGATCGTGGTCAAGGAAATGCTGCAGAAATTAACTTAAAAACCAAAATTGCTACTATTGGACCTAAAGCCAAACTAGAGTTAATAGAACCACCTATGCAGATAGTTAGTAACTCTATGACCTGGAATATCAATCAAGAAACTGTTAAGGCAAATTCCCCTGTGCGTGTTTTTCACCAAGCTGAAAATGTGACTGTAACTGGCAATAAAGCAGAAGTAAAGATTCTACAAAAAAGTGTTTATTTAACAGGCAATGTGAATGCTGTAGGACAACACAAGCAATCTTTAAAATCAAATCTACTTACTTGGTATTTAGAAAGAAAATTACTAGAAGCCCAGGGGAATGTGGTTTATCTTCAAGTTGATCCACCGTTAAATCTTCAAGGTGCAACCGCACTGGCTAATCTACAAACAGACAATATTGTTGTTAAAGGTGGCAGTTATAACGACAGAGTGGTAACAGAAATTATTCCGCAGGAATGA